The following proteins are co-located in the Neisseria sp. Marseille-Q6792 genome:
- the iscA gene encoding iron-sulfur cluster assembly protein IscA: protein MITITENAAKYINNYLTKRGKGLGVRLGVKTSGCSGMAYNLEFVDEANEDDLIFEEHGARIYIDPKSLVYLDGTQVDYTKEGLQEGFKFENPNVKDSCGCGESFHV from the coding sequence ATGATTACCATCACAGAAAATGCAGCCAAATACATCAACAATTACCTGACCAAACGCGGCAAAGGCTTGGGCGTACGCTTAGGTGTGAAAACCAGCGGCTGCTCGGGTATGGCATACAACCTTGAATTTGTCGATGAAGCGAACGAGGACGACCTGATTTTCGAAGAACACGGCGCGCGCATTTATATCGATCCGAAAAGCTTGGTTTATTTAGACGGTACGCAAGTCGATTACACCAAAGAAGGTTTGCAGGAAGGTTTCAAATTTGAAAACCCGAATGTCAAAGACTCCTGCGGCTGCGGCGAGAGCTTCCACGTTTAA
- a CDS encoding site-specific DNA-methyltransferase: protein MKADIQTELTQALLSHEKVWANEEKTILAKNILLDLVEKTDPTIIGLLLGNDELKRHFFVEVNGVLVFKLQDFRFFLDKHSVNNSYTKYANRIGLTDGNRFLKDNSDIVLDFPFKDCVLNGGQSTEEGEEIYFKRNNSQPASQPASQPASQPANYTLN, encoded by the coding sequence ATGAAGGCAGACATTCAAACCGAATTAACCCAAGCCCTGCTATCACACGAAAAAGTATGGGCGAATGAAGAAAAAACCATTTTAGCCAAAAACATCCTGTTGGATTTGGTGGAAAAAACCGACCCGACCATTATCGGTTTGTTATTGGGGAATGATGAGTTAAAACGCCATTTTTTTGTGGAAGTGAATGGTGTTTTGGTGTTTAAATTGCAGGATTTTCGTTTTTTCTTGGACAAACACAGCGTCAATAATTCCTACACAAAATACGCCAACCGCATTGGCTTGACGGACGGCAACCGCTTTTTGAAAGACAATTCGGATATTGTGTTGGATTTTCCGTTTAAAGATTGCGTATTGAATGGCGGACAAAGCACCGAAGAAGGCGAAGAAATTTATTTTAAACGCAATAATAGCCAGCCAGCCAGCCAGCCAGCCAGCCAGCCAGCCAGCCAGCCAGCCAATTATACACTAAATTAA
- a CDS encoding alpha-hydroxy acid oxidase has translation MKRDLSKMTCIEDLRRVAKRKMPRMFYDYIDSGSWTETTYRENTSDFKDIRFRQKVLVNMEGRSLETKMIGQDVKMPVAIAPTGFTGMAHADGEILAARAAEKFGIPFTLSTMSICSIEDVAENTSAPFWFQLYVMRDREFMENLIKRAKDAKCSALVLTADLQVLGQRHKDIKNGLSAPPKPTIANLINLATKPEWCMKMLNTERRTFRNIVGHAKNVGDLSSLSSWTSEQFDPRLSWDDVARIKDLWGGKLIIKGIMEPEDAEKAAKSGADALVVSNHGGRQLDDTVSAIKALPDIVSAVGSDIEVWMDSGIRSGQDILKAWALGAKGTMIGRAFLYGLGAYGEEGVTRALEILYKEMDISMAFTGHRDIQDVDASILRGKDWGRETV, from the coding sequence ATGAAACGTGATTTGAGCAAAATGACCTGCATCGAAGACTTGCGCCGCGTTGCCAAGCGCAAAATGCCGCGTATGTTTTACGATTACATCGATTCGGGTTCGTGGACGGAAACGACTTATCGGGAAAATACTTCGGATTTCAAAGACATCCGCTTCCGTCAAAAAGTATTGGTCAATATGGAGGGACGCAGCCTTGAGACTAAAATGATCGGGCAGGATGTGAAAATGCCGGTGGCGATTGCGCCGACGGGTTTTACCGGCATGGCACACGCAGACGGCGAAATTTTGGCGGCGCGTGCGGCGGAGAAGTTCGGCATTCCGTTTACGCTGTCCACGATGTCTATCTGCTCGATTGAAGACGTTGCCGAGAACACCAGCGCGCCGTTTTGGTTTCAGCTTTATGTGATGCGCGACCGCGAGTTTATGGAAAACCTGATTAAGCGCGCGAAGGATGCCAAATGTTCGGCGTTGGTATTGACCGCCGATTTGCAGGTTTTGGGGCAACGCCACAAAGACATCAAAAACGGCCTGTCCGCGCCGCCGAAACCGACCATCGCCAATTTAATCAATCTGGCGACCAAGCCCGAATGGTGCATGAAAATGCTGAACACGGAACGCCGCACGTTCCGCAATATCGTCGGACACGCCAAAAACGTCGGCGATTTGTCTTCGCTGTCTTCTTGGACATCCGAACAATTCGACCCGCGCCTGAGCTGGGACGACGTCGCCCGCATTAAAGATTTGTGGGGCGGCAAGCTGATTATCAAAGGCATTATGGAACCTGAAGACGCGGAAAAAGCAGCGAAAAGCGGTGCGGATGCATTGGTCGTTTCCAACCACGGCGGCCGCCAGCTCGACGATACCGTGTCTGCCATCAAAGCCTTGCCCGACATCGTCAGCGCAGTGGGCAGCGACATCGAAGTTTGGATGGACAGCGGCATCCGTAGCGGTCAGGATATTTTGAAGGCGTGGGCTTTGGGCGCGAAAGGTACGATGATAGGCCGGGCGTTTCTGTATGGTTTGGGTGCGTATGGTGAAGAAGGCGTAACCCGTGCGCTGGAAATCCTGTATAAAGAAATGGATATATCTATGGCGTTTACGGGACACCGCGATATTCAAGATGTCGATGCTTCGATTTTGAGAGGCAAAGATTGGGGCAGAGAAACGGTTTAG
- the rbfA gene encoding 30S ribosome-binding factor RbfA: MKKPQRGYARQDRVKEQIMRELAELVRTGLKDPRAGFITVNEVEVTRDYSHATVFYTVLNQDAREITEEVLEHARGHLRSELAKRIKLFKIPELHFKYDESLERGMNLSALIDQVAAEKPVED, from the coding sequence ATGAAAAAACCCCAACGCGGCTACGCCCGCCAAGACCGTGTCAAAGAACAAATTATGCGCGAGCTTGCCGAACTCGTCCGTACCGGACTGAAAGACCCCCGCGCCGGCTTCATTACCGTCAACGAAGTCGAAGTTACCCGCGATTACAGCCACGCCACCGTGTTCTACACCGTTTTAAACCAAGACGCGCGCGAAATTACGGAAGAAGTGCTGGAACACGCACGCGGACACCTCCGCAGCGAATTGGCAAAACGCATCAAGCTGTTCAAAATCCCCGAGCTGCATTTCAAATACGACGAATCCTTGGAACGCGGTATGAACCTGTCCGCCCTTATCGACCAAGTGGCGGCGGAAAAACCGGTTGAAGACTGA
- the iscR gene encoding Fe-S cluster assembly transcriptional regulator IscR encodes MRLTTKGRFAVTAMLDLAMNAQTGAVKLSAISERQNISLSYLEQLFGKLRRAGLVESLRGPGGGYILAAPPAQINIAQIISAAEDRLDATQCGSKANCHHGAPCLTHDLWENLNKTINDYLGSVTLQSIIEQKNNGDSSRVVQFTHIH; translated from the coding sequence ATGAGACTGACCACCAAAGGGCGTTTCGCCGTTACCGCTATGCTGGATTTGGCGATGAACGCGCAAACCGGCGCCGTCAAACTCAGTGCCATCAGCGAACGCCAAAACATATCCCTCTCCTATCTCGAGCAATTGTTCGGCAAACTCCGCCGCGCCGGACTGGTTGAAAGCCTGCGCGGGCCCGGCGGCGGCTACATCCTCGCTGCCCCTCCCGCACAAATCAACATCGCCCAAATCATTTCCGCCGCCGAAGACCGGCTGGACGCGACCCAATGCGGCAGCAAAGCCAACTGCCACCACGGCGCGCCCTGCCTGACGCACGACCTTTGGGAGAATTTAAACAAAACCATCAACGACTACCTCGGCAGCGTTACCCTGCAAAGCATCATCGAACAAAAAAACAACGGCGACAGCAGCCGCGTCGTCCAGTTTACACACATCCATTAA
- a CDS encoding alternative ribosome-rescue factor A: MSGKVQHNKGKIRDNALKALVKSDLFRHKVERKRKGKGSYNRQEAKKWRDGFDTVPPFLCLKRGSSRRSRRSL, from the coding sequence ATGAGCGGTAAAGTGCAGCACAATAAAGGTAAAATACGCGACAATGCTTTAAAAGCCTTAGTGAAATCCGATTTGTTCCGACACAAGGTGGAACGGAAAAGAAAAGGCAAAGGCAGCTACAACAGGCAGGAAGCGAAAAAATGGCGGGACGGTTTTGATACAGTTCCGCCATTTTTATGTCTTAAACGTGGAAGCTCTCGCCGCAGCCGCAGGAGTCTTTGA
- a CDS encoding IscS subfamily cysteine desulfurase, with translation MTVKTPVYLDYAATTPVDKRVAEKMIPYLTETFGNPASNSHAFGWEAEEAVEKARADIAALINADPKEIIFTSGATESDNLAIKGAANFYKTKGKHLITVKTEHKAVLDTMRELERQGFEVTYLGVQENGLINLEELKAAIRDDTILISVMWVNNEIGVVQDIPAIGEICRERKIVFHVDAAQACGKVPVDVEAAKIDLLSMSGHKVYGPKGIGALYVRRKPRVRLEAQMHGGGHERGFRSGTLPTHQIVGMGEAFRIAKEELEQDMAHYRKLRDIFLKGIEGIEEVYINGDLEHRAPNNLNVSFNFVEGESLIMAVKELAVSSGSACTSASLEPSYVLRALGRNDELAHSSLRITFGRMTTEEEVQFAAELIKSKIGKLRELSPLWEMFKDGIDLNSIEWAAH, from the coding sequence ATGACCGTCAAAACCCCCGTTTACCTTGACTACGCCGCCACCACACCCGTTGACAAACGCGTTGCCGAAAAAATGATTCCCTATCTGACCGAAACCTTCGGCAACCCCGCCTCCAACAGCCACGCATTCGGCTGGGAAGCAGAAGAGGCCGTCGAAAAAGCCCGCGCCGACATCGCCGCCCTGATTAATGCCGATCCCAAAGAAATCATCTTCACCAGCGGCGCGACCGAGTCCGACAACCTCGCCATCAAAGGTGCGGCAAACTTCTACAAAACCAAAGGCAAACACCTCATCACCGTCAAAACCGAACACAAAGCCGTGCTCGACACGATGCGCGAACTCGAACGCCAAGGTTTTGAAGTAACCTACCTCGGCGTTCAAGAAAACGGTTTGATTAATCTGGAAGAACTCAAAGCCGCCATCCGCGACGACACCATCCTGATTTCCGTAATGTGGGTAAACAACGAAATCGGCGTAGTGCAAGACATTCCCGCCATCGGCGAAATCTGCCGCGAACGCAAAATCGTCTTCCACGTCGATGCCGCCCAAGCATGCGGCAAAGTACCTGTCGACGTTGAAGCCGCCAAAATCGACCTGTTGTCCATGTCCGGTCATAAAGTGTACGGTCCTAAAGGCATCGGCGCACTGTACGTCCGCCGCAAACCCCGCGTCCGCCTCGAAGCCCAAATGCACGGCGGCGGCCACGAACGCGGCTTCCGCAGCGGCACCCTGCCGACCCACCAAATTGTCGGTATGGGCGAAGCCTTCCGCATCGCCAAAGAAGAACTCGAGCAAGATATGGCGCACTACCGCAAACTGCGCGACATCTTCCTCAAAGGCATCGAAGGCATCGAAGAAGTCTATATCAACGGCGACCTCGAACACCGCGCCCCGAACAACCTGAACGTCAGCTTCAACTTCGTCGAAGGCGAAAGCCTGATTATGGCGGTGAAAGAACTCGCCGTATCCAGCGGCTCCGCCTGTACTTCTGCCAGTCTCGAACCCAGCTACGTCCTGCGCGCACTCGGTCGCAACGACGAACTGGCGCACTCATCCCTGCGCATCACCTTCGGCCGCATGACCACCGAAGAAGAAGTGCAATTCGCGGCAGAACTGATCAAATCCAAAATCGGCAAACTGCGCGAACTGTCGCCGCTGTGGGAAATGTTCAAAGACGGGATTGATTTGAACTCGATTGAATGGGCAGCGCATTAA
- the truB gene encoding tRNA pseudouridine(55) synthase TruB, which produces MTNKPAKRPVNGVLLLDKPEDLSSNTALQKARRLFRAEKAGHTGVLDPLATGLLPVCFGEATKFAQYLIDADKAYTATLKLGEASSTGDAEGEIVATARADISLAEFQTACQALTGDIRQVPPMFSALKHEGKPLYEYARKGIVIERKARDITVYAIDITEFDAPKAVISVRCSKGTYIRTLSEDIAKHIGTFAHLTALRRTETAGFTIAQSHTLEALANLNETERDSLLLPCDVLVSHFPQTVLNDYAVHMLRCGQRPRFEEDLPSDTPVRVYMENGRFVGLAEYQKEICRLKALRLMNTAASAA; this is translated from the coding sequence ATGACCAATAAACCCGCCAAACGCCCGGTCAACGGCGTTCTTCTTCTCGACAAACCCGAAGACCTTTCCAGCAACACCGCCCTGCAAAAAGCGCGGCGTTTGTTCCGTGCTGAAAAAGCAGGGCATACCGGTGTGCTCGACCCTTTGGCAACCGGACTTTTGCCCGTTTGCTTCGGCGAAGCGACCAAGTTCGCCCAATATCTGATTGATGCCGATAAAGCCTACACCGCCACGCTGAAACTCGGCGAAGCCAGCAGCACGGGCGATGCCGAAGGCGAAATCGTTGCCACCGCCCGCGCCGATATTTCCTTAGCCGAATTTCAGACGGCCTGCCAAGCACTGACAGGCGACATCCGCCAAGTGCCGCCGATGTTTTCCGCCCTCAAGCACGAAGGCAAACCGCTGTACGAATACGCCCGCAAAGGCATCGTCATCGAACGCAAAGCGCGCGACATTACCGTTTACGCCATCGATATTACCGAGTTTGACGCGCCCAAAGCCGTGATAAGCGTGCGTTGCAGCAAAGGCACCTACATCCGCACTTTGAGCGAAGACATCGCCAAACACATCGGCACGTTCGCCCACCTGACCGCCTTGCGCCGCACCGAAACCGCCGGTTTTACCATCGCCCAAAGCCACACGCTTGAGGCCTTGGCAAATTTGAACGAAACAGAACGCGACAGCTTGCTGCTACCCTGCGACGTATTGGTTTCACACTTTCCCCAAACCGTTTTAAACGATTATGCCGTCCATATGCTCCGCTGCGGACAACGTCCGCGTTTCGAGGAAGACCTGCCTTCCGATACGCCGGTACGCGTTTACATGGAAAACGGCCGCTTTGTCGGACTGGCGGAATATCAAAAGGAAATATGCCGTCTGAAAGCCTTGCGCCTGATGAACACGGCGGCATCCGCCGCCTGA
- a CDS encoding DEAD/DEAH box helicase family protein, giving the protein MANDKTLFDWVEDRKSMLEEMEQTDFFALPEFVSNNLKYPFFEWQKSALENFVIFDRTSKLKDFPGIKNRPTHLLFNMATGAGKTMMMAALILYYFEKGYRHFLFFVNQNNIVDKTENNFIDPAHAKFLFTEKILQGDTVIPIRKVETFSPHSDGIEIKFTSIQKLYNDIHTERENQTTLADLHKLNLVMLGDEAHHLNAQTKGKKQGELDLEKEMNDRTSDAEIERKGWEHMVLELLLNKNGNPSQNVLLEFTATLPENADVQQKYADKIITKFGLKEFLQKGYTKEINLVSSTLNKKERVLHALLFAWYRHQIALKYGIANFKPVMLFRSKTIDESKADYSAFLNWAENVQADDFSFLTTFSTSLNDSDNANEQGKTRTEQALKFMQDNKFEFAHLANWVKQNYQKHNVIITNSETNKNKTEKTDGETEKLLNNLEAADNPIRAIFTVDRLTEGWDVLNLFDIVRLYEGQNGGGSNKKSGKTAAATVSEKQLIGRGVRYFPFAFEGKQPNKRKFDNDMQHELRILEELFYYTHDEQSRYISELKNELRKDGYLPEKDDDKVLATFKLKSEFADNKDFRELLIWANKKIPNPNAKSNNADSLQANPQTLSFQVHGNQLLQETQFTADENDETARQIGTQNNFTQTIKMSEIEWHIFNKALHIKGKNSQSLFHFNRLQSKLNIQNRNELQNKLLKDWQIEFLGLGQDKQVRPDDKLAGCLKILEMVEKHLNESDKPFIGTKEFTPKKLWEIFGTPKQKWVKKDDIKTAIATQNDWYVMDNFAGTSLEEALIQFISERLGDLKSKYDVHLIRNEEVFKLNNFADGEGFMPDFVLLLKDKQKSSSDSVDGFLHYQIFIEPKGGHLVENDSWKEAFLEAITVEYGKDKILQKDTPHYRLIGLPFFTDHQKNGQFTESFPLGAASLEK; this is encoded by the coding sequence ATGGCGAATGATAAAACTTTGTTTGATTGGGTGGAAGACCGCAAATCAATGCTGGAAGAAATGGAACAGACGGATTTTTTCGCGCTGCCTGAATTTGTTTCCAATAATTTAAAATATCCGTTTTTTGAATGGCAAAAATCGGCTTTAGAAAATTTTGTGATTTTTGACCGCACTTCAAAATTAAAGGATTTCCCCGGCATCAAAAACCGTCCTACCCATTTGCTGTTCAATATGGCAACGGGAGCCGGCAAAACAATGATGATGGCGGCGTTGATTTTGTATTATTTTGAAAAGGGTTATCGGCATTTTTTGTTTTTCGTCAATCAAAATAATATCGTGGATAAAACGGAAAATAATTTTATTGACCCGGCGCACGCAAAATTTTTATTTACCGAAAAGATTTTGCAAGGCGATACGGTTATTCCCATTCGCAAAGTAGAGACATTTAGCCCACATTCAGACGGCATTGAAATTAAATTTACCAGTATTCAAAAACTGTATAACGATATCCACACCGAGCGAGAAAACCAAACCACATTGGCAGATTTGCACAAATTGAACCTTGTGATGCTGGGCGATGAAGCACACCATTTAAACGCACAAACCAAAGGCAAAAAACAAGGCGAATTAGATTTAGAAAAGGAAATGAACGACCGCACTAGCGATGCCGAAATTGAACGTAAAGGCTGGGAGCATATGGTTTTGGAGTTGTTGCTCAATAAAAATGGCAATCCTAGCCAAAATGTGCTATTGGAATTTACCGCCACGTTGCCTGAAAATGCTGACGTGCAACAAAAATACGCGGATAAAATCATCACAAAATTTGGCTTAAAAGAATTTTTGCAAAAGGGTTATACCAAAGAAATCAATTTGGTATCTAGTACGCTGAATAAGAAAGAGCGGGTGTTGCACGCTTTATTGTTTGCTTGGTATCGCCATCAAATTGCGTTGAAATATGGCATTGCCAATTTCAAGCCTGTGATGTTGTTTAGAAGTAAGACGATTGATGAATCAAAAGCAGATTATTCGGCGTTTTTAAATTGGGCAGAAAATGTGCAAGCGGATGATTTTTCGTTTTTAACGACATTTTCAACAAGCTTAAACGATAGCGATAACGCCAACGAACAAGGCAAAACCCGCACCGAACAAGCCCTAAAATTTATGCAGGACAATAAATTTGAGTTTGCACATTTGGCAAATTGGGTGAAACAAAATTATCAAAAACATAATGTGATTATTACCAACTCCGAAACCAACAAAAACAAAACCGAAAAGACCGACGGCGAAACGGAAAAATTGCTGAATAATTTGGAAGCGGCTGATAATCCAATCCGTGCCATTTTTACGGTGGATAGATTAACCGAGGGTTGGGACGTTTTAAATTTGTTTGATATTGTGCGTTTGTATGAAGGGCAAAATGGCGGTGGTTCAAATAAAAAATCGGGCAAAACGGCTGCCGCTACCGTATCAGAAAAACAGTTGATTGGTCGTGGTGTGCGTTATTTTCCATTTGCGTTTGAAGGTAAACAGCCGAATAAACGCAAATTTGACAACGATATGCAACACGAATTACGTATCTTGGAAGAATTGTTTTATTACACGCACGATGAGCAATCCCGCTATATTTCAGAACTGAAAAACGAGTTGCGAAAAGACGGTTATTTGCCTGAAAAAGACGATGATAAGGTGTTGGCAACATTTAAACTCAAATCTGAATTTGCCGATAATAAGGATTTTAGAGAGTTGTTAATTTGGGCGAATAAAAAAATCCCCAACCCAAACGCCAAAAGCAATAATGCAGACAGCCTGCAAGCCAATCCGCAAACGCTTTCATTCCAAGTTCACGGTAATCAACTGTTGCAGGAAACGCAATTTACAGCCGATGAAAATGATGAAACCGCCCGACAAATCGGCACACAAAATAATTTTACTCAAACCATAAAAATGAGTGAAATAGAGTGGCACATTTTTAATAAAGCATTACATATCAAAGGGAAAAATAGCCAATCTTTATTCCATTTCAACCGTTTGCAAAGCAAGCTCAACATTCAAAATCGCAATGAATTGCAAAATAAATTGTTGAAAGACTGGCAAATTGAATTTTTAGGATTAGGGCAAGACAAACAGGTTCGCCCGGACGATAAACTTGCAGGCTGCCTGAAAATCTTGGAAATGGTTGAAAAACATTTGAATGAAAGTGATAAGCCATTTATCGGTACAAAAGAATTTACGCCTAAAAAATTATGGGAAATTTTCGGCACGCCAAAACAAAAATGGGTCAAAAAAGATGATATAAAAACTGCTATTGCCACGCAAAATGATTGGTATGTGATGGATAATTTTGCTGGAACAAGTTTGGAAGAAGCGTTAATTCAATTTATTTCAGAGCGTTTGGGCGATTTGAAATCTAAATATGACGTGCATTTAATCCGAAATGAAGAAGTGTTTAAATTGAATAACTTTGCCGATGGTGAAGGATTTATGCCGGACTTTGTTTTATTGCTGAAAGATAAACAAAAATCTTCTTCCGACAGCGTGGACGGCTTTTTGCATTACCAAATTTTCATTGAACCCAAAGGCGGGCATTTAGTGGAAAATGATTCGTGGAAAGAAGCTTTTTTAGAGGCAATCACAGTGGAATATGGGAAGGATAAAATCCTGCAAAAAGATACACCGCATTATCGTTTGATCGGTTTACCGTTTTTTACTGATCATCAGAAAAATGGACAATTTACGGAGTCATTCCCTTTAGGTGCGGCATCGCTTGAAAAATGA
- the iscU gene encoding Fe-S cluster assembly scaffold IscU has protein sequence MAYSDKVIDHYENPRNVGTFDKNDESVGTGMVGAPACGDVMRLQIKVNDEGIIEDAKFKTYGCGSAIASSSLITEWVKGKSLDDALAIKNSEIAEELELPPVKIHCSILAEDAVKAAVADYRKRQENK, from the coding sequence ATGGCATACAGCGATAAAGTAATCGACCACTACGAAAACCCCCGCAACGTCGGCACTTTCGACAAAAACGACGAGTCCGTCGGCACCGGCATGGTCGGCGCGCCCGCCTGCGGCGACGTGATGCGTCTGCAAATCAAAGTAAACGATGAAGGTATTATTGAAGATGCCAAATTCAAAACTTACGGCTGCGGCTCCGCCATCGCTTCGTCCAGCCTGATTACCGAGTGGGTCAAAGGCAAAAGCTTGGATGACGCGCTGGCAATCAAAAACAGTGAAATCGCCGAAGAGTTGGAATTGCCGCCGGTAAAAATCCACTGCTCCATTTTGGCGGAAGACGCGGTAAAAGCGGCCGTTGCCGACTACCGTAAACGTCAAGAAAACAAATAA
- a CDS encoding Fic family protein, translating to MSKYGGEDIIYMNDAVFRNKLAIQDPLELEKVERDISAISAQHLLLQPITGNFDLAHLQTIHRELFGDVYDWAGEIRRVDISKGNTRFANFAFIENESRKLLEKLRSENYLQGLDKDKFAERAAYYLGELNVLHPFREGNGRTLRLFMTQLAMKNGLQIHWQNISAEQMIQASSQAYHADSSLLARLILDNLEQSSFSDD from the coding sequence ATGAGTAAATACGGTGGTGAAGACATAATCTATATGAATGATGCTGTATTTAGAAATAAATTAGCCATTCAAGATCCACTTGAATTAGAAAAGGTCGAAAGAGACATTTCTGCTATTTCCGCCCAGCATCTGCTTTTGCAACCCATTACGGGCAATTTTGATTTGGCGCATTTACAGACCATTCATCGCGAACTGTTTGGCGATGTTTATGATTGGGCGGGCGAAATCCGGAGAGTTGATATTTCCAAAGGTAATACCCGATTTGCCAATTTTGCTTTTATCGAAAACGAAAGCCGTAAACTTTTGGAGAAGTTGCGAAGCGAAAACTATTTGCAGGGATTGGATAAAGATAAGTTTGCAGAACGTGCAGCCTATTATTTGGGCGAATTGAACGTTCTACATCCTTTTCGTGAAGGAAACGGCAGAACATTGCGCCTGTTTATGACGCAATTGGCAATGAAAAACGGTTTGCAGATACATTGGCAAAATATCTCTGCCGAACAAATGATTCAAGCCTCTAGTCAGGCATACCATGCCGATAGCAGTTTATTGGCACGATTAATTTTAGACAATTTAGAACAATCGTCTTTTTCAGACGACTAA
- a CDS encoding site-specific DNA-methyltransferase → MKLIYIDPPYNTGNDGFKYNDKFNRSTWLTFMKNRLEIAKELLMEDGSIFVSIDDNEQAYLKILMDEVFGNENFICNFIWEKKTGASDAKQIATITEFVLCYSKNFKTVKLNKNTSSYDTERYKLSDKFEQERGKYYIDNLDRGGLQYSDSLNFAIQCPDGTFTYPNGRTEFVNDGWIWKWSKNKIDWAITNGFLEFRKSKSKKSGWSVCYKNYMLVDNENKPIERSAPYKNLIQDILNTHATDELKKLFGSKVFTTPKPESLLQYLIQIATSESDIVLDYHLGSGTTAAVAHKMNRQYIGIEQMDYIETLAVERLKKVIDGEQGGISKAVNWQGGGEFVYAELAPFNETAKQQILAYESSDGIKTLFEGLCERYFLKYNVSVNEFSQIIQEPEFQSLPLDEQKQMVLEMLDLNQMYVSLSEMDDEQFAGCLNDDDKAVSRAFYQAEKKDGE, encoded by the coding sequence GTGAAGCTAATTTATATTGATCCGCCATATAACACGGGCAATGACGGTTTCAAATACAACGACAAATTTAATCGTTCCACTTGGCTGACTTTTATGAAAAACCGTCTGGAAATCGCCAAAGAGCTGCTTATGGAAGACGGTTCAATTTTTGTGTCGATTGACGACAACGAACAGGCATATTTGAAAATTTTAATGGATGAAGTTTTCGGAAATGAAAATTTCATCTGCAATTTTATTTGGGAAAAAAAGACAGGTGCGTCCGATGCCAAACAGATAGCGACTATTACAGAGTTTGTCTTATGTTACTCAAAGAACTTTAAAACAGTTAAATTAAATAAAAACACGTCTTCTTATGATACAGAGAGATACAAATTAAGTGATAAGTTTGAACAGGAAAGAGGCAAATATTATATCGACAATTTAGATAGAGGGGGATTGCAGTATAGTGACAGTTTGAATTTTGCAATCCAATGTCCAGATGGCACTTTTACGTATCCGAATGGCAGGACTGAATTTGTCAATGATGGCTGGATATGGAAATGGAGTAAAAATAAAATTGATTGGGCAATAACAAACGGTTTTTTGGAGTTTAGAAAATCAAAGTCTAAAAAATCTGGATGGAGTGTATGTTATAAAAACTATATGTTGGTTGATAACGAAAACAAGCCGATAGAACGTTCTGCTCCCTATAAGAACTTAATACAGGATATCTTAAATACACATGCGACAGATGAATTGAAAAAACTGTTCGGCAGCAAAGTTTTTACTACTCCAAAACCTGAGAGCTTATTGCAGTATCTTATTCAAATTGCCACATCCGAATCCGACATCGTCTTAGACTACCACTTGGGTAGTGGCACAACCGCCGCCGTTGCTCACAAAATGAACCGCCAATATATCGGTATTGAACAAATGGATTATATTGAAACGCTTGCCGTTGAACGCTTGAAAAAAGTGATTGACGGCGAGCAGGGCGGTATTTCCAAAGCCGTGAATTGGCAAGGTGGTGGCGAGTTTGTTTATGCCGAGCTTGCTCCATTTAACGAAACCGCAAAACAACAAATTTTGGCTTATGAAAGTTCAGACGGCATCAAAACGCTGTTTGAAGGTTTATGCGAACGCTATTTCTTGAAATACAACGTCAGCGTAAATGAATTTAGTCAAATCATTCAAGAGCCTGAATTTCAATCTTTGCCATTAGACGAACAAAAACAAATGGTGCTTGAAATGTTAGATTTAAATCAAATGTATGTTTCATTATCCGAAATGGATGACGAACAATTTGCAGGTTGCTTAAACGATGACGATAAAGCGGTAAGCCGTGCGTTCTATCAAGCGGAGAAAAAAGATGGCGAATGA